Genomic DNA from Centropristis striata isolate RG_2023a ecotype Rhode Island unplaced genomic scaffold, C.striata_1.0 Scaffold_28, whole genome shotgun sequence:
tattcttgtggtatcgaaaatggtatcgagtatcgaatattttcctgagtatcggtatcgagttgaacattttagtatcgttaCCACTCTACTCCACCCATCTCCCTGCTGGCCTCTGGCAAAACTTTCTGCAGCATCAGGTGCAGAACAGCCAGATTTTACACCAGCTTCTTACCCCACATCATCAGACGCTTGAACTCTCAAAAGACCCTCTGACactcatacacgcacacattcACCCTGACTTATCCGTTTCATCCACCCACTGAGATCCAATGCAACAAAAATTTGTTCAAATGTGCGTTGTTCATGTAAAgcttgaatgacaataaagtctatctCAGTCTAATTTAAGTCTTAGTCTTCATTAAATAGTGTGTTGCTGGGTAGgagctttaaaatatttttatttacaataggGGGGCCCCATGACTTtctaccaaatttcattaaaatctgTTCAGCAGTTCCGAAGAGCTACCTGATAAACCAAAAAATAAGAAGGAATGACAACTATGTATTTCCCATTTAAATTCTAGTGCCCCTTCAATTGTTTAGCACTGAAAATGCCTTGCCAAGAATAATGAACACAGTGGAAAGTAGCTCATGCAGTCCAAACGTTTATTGACTTCAGCTGCACGGACAGCTGACATGGCTGAAGACGCAGAATTGAGAATTGTTTCCCGGTCACCTATGCGAAAGCAAACATGTACATATGTGTAGTAAACATACAGAAGTGAAGACAGCAACATTAtcagaaaacaatgttaaaatggtCATTAAAACTCAGATCCCATATGCTTACAGTAACATAAACATAGTGTGTAAAGAGAAGTGAAGGACAGCAGCAATGTTGGAATAATTGAAACATTCATAAAGCAGCTCTGTTGATCCTTTAATCTGCCAGATTActgttattttcttatttaaaacattGGTCTTAGTCATAAGTGAACTATCAATGCCAGGAGCTGTAATCATTtaataccaaaaaaattaaagtttgagggagggcacgtcgggcgcagcgatgtgggctcagtccctatgcgtactaCATgccgtgtctcctaccactgtgctcgggctgggtgtaaaacatgttaattgctgtagccagcagggggcatcAGGGGCGCTttctgaaatattgttatttagaagtatGTAGGGCTGGACTGttatgaagcatgagaagttaggatcagatgggacaaagaatggaaaatttataacgatctcgtgttttatggtgagacaccatattttgccgccatgccacgcccacatagtgtgaccgtcagtaaagctttcaataactttagatcccaaaggccttgtgatggtactgaccgagtttgaagttgatcgggtaaaatctgtaggaggagtttgttaaagtatgggAGCTGGAAATGGGTAAAAACGATGAATGGTGCAattttcaaaccaagatggcggacttcctgttgggtttgaggtataggtccaagaggctttttggtgcgtctccacatgattcatatgtgtaccaaatttcgtgtctctacgtgaaacctactgctcgggctaggtgtaaaatatgtttgttcctgtagccagcagggggcgctatgactgtgtatcaatATTGACtggtgggtgtgttccgggctggaccctaatcacgtgtgtgaaatttgggacagattggacaatgtatggtcaagttatgcagtctgttgttagatggcgagacgccatattttgccgccatgccacgcccacatagtgtgaaggtcagtaaaggtgttgataagttgtgttccccaaggtCTTGTGAtactactgaccaagtttgaagtcaatgggattaaatctgttggaggagttatgtaaattATGCGACGTAGTCAAtgaatgaaagggggcgtggataaagcataaggggcggggctttatgaaatattgttatgtagaagtgttaagggctggactctaatGAAGCAGGAGAAGTTTGggccagatgggacaaagtatggaaaagttataaggatgttgtgtttcatggcgagacgccatattttgccgccatgccacgcccacatagtgtgaccgtcggtaaagctttcaataacttttgagcccaaaggccttgtgatggtactgaccaagtttgaagttgatcgggtaaaatctgtaggaggagttcgttaaagtatgtgagctggaaatggacaaaaacagcaggaaatggcATTTTCGAAGCaaaatggccgacttcctgtacgttttagggtatgggttcttgagactttttggtgcgtcttcccatgatacatgtatgtaccaaatttcgtgtctctacgacattcctgtgcgaggggcttaattttcttgactttcaagggggcgctgtcattttgccacgcccatacCCAAGAccaccagaatacgtaaatttcatcagagatgtatgtatattccaaatatgatgagttttggaatatgataaaggccccaaaTTAGCAATTTACTTTTCggataaataagaataataatagacggaccaattacaaccgttagtgctcggtccctaataagataaaataagatacagcaggataagaaaagagataaaataataaaaagcacaaggcaaacattgcgtagttaaaaaggaAGGGCAGTAGGACCTACTGGTATTAACCCACATCAAGACGTACTGGTACTAACCCACATCAAGACGTACTGGTACAAACCCACATcaagacctactggtactaaccCACATcaagacctactggtactaaaccacatcaagacgtactggtactaaaccacatcaagacctactggtactaaaccacatcaagacGTACTGGTACTAACCCACATcaagacctactggtactaaccCACATCAAGACGTACTGGTACTAACCCACATcaagacctactggtactaaaccacatcaagacgtactggtactaaaccacatcaagacctactggtactaaccCACATCAAGACGTACTGGTACTAACCCACATCAAGAcgtactggtactaaaccacatcaagacGTACTGGTACTAACCACATcaagacctactggtactaaaccacatcaagaaCACACTTTCTCAAATGTTTAAATCTTAAACACAAAGggagttttaaaagaaaaaaaagcagcattgAAAGACCTGCCCCAGCCACCGATAAAGAGTCAAGCATCAATTTACACTTTCTTGAATATCAGGTTAATTAAAATGCCAATGTCAAGCGATCCTTGAGTTTTCCTTTGAACAAAGCAGGGGGCAGGAAGACATACAGAAAAGAGGCATCAAAGTCTCTTTCAATCTTGTCAGTCTCCCTCTACGTCCCCGCCTCATTCAGGTGAGCAGTTTGCAGTTTACTCTTTTGGCTTTATATCAATGCGAATCTCAGAAGTCATCTCGGTCTCGAACGGCctgccaaaacacacaaagaaacaacaacatctgCATTAGTCGAGAACAGACAGGTGTGAGGACACACATGGAAAACACCATATAAAAAGGGTCACTTCTTAGTTGTATTATTTGGTCATAAGTTTTTGTGTTCCCCCATACCATTGTAAACAGAAAAGTGTGTGAGAAAAAGTGAATAAGACTAAGaatggaaaaaagaaacatatggTGGCAGGGCAAATGGTCACCTATGATAAGGGAACTCTGCTGAGTTTATTGATGCCTCCCAAAAGACTCCACAACAAATGGTCAATGACTTAAAACATTTCATGAATTATAATCAGGgcatcaaatataaaatatgttacTTGCCAGCGGGCAGCAATGTGACTAAGGGTCAATATTGACATAGGGATGTGTTCAGGTTTGGACTCCTATTAATCATAAGAATTTTGGAGTGAACAAAGTTCACCATGCCACCACAGCAACATTCTCACTGACAATGCACAATCTTCAAACAAAGCATCATCAACACCTTAAGGCTTGTCCAACCATTTCTGATGTGAATCCAGTGAACAGGCAAACATGTCACTTCCTATTGGTAGCAGGGAGCGCTAAACtgtaaataacttttaatcacAAAGGTCTACATGTTACACCTGCCGACCAAATGTTGTTTGTCTAAGTTAAACCTACTGCTGGGCGAAGTAAAAAACTGCATAAAATACGATCCTTGTTGCAAATTAGCCACACTGCCAGAAccacacattttaatataaatgtacaaTCTTTACAACAATGAATTGTTCTTCTTGAGGTTGTTATGACCCATTTTAAAGTGGATCTGGTGAACCAGCTGGTAGCAGGACAtcacaatataaaacatgttacttgatGTTGCCAACAGGATCATTATTGACATGTGGATGTGTTCAGGTCTCGACTCTCACCACGCACGAGAAAAACAGGGCAGACTAGATAATGTATGCTCAAGTTATATTAACTTCCTGTGTTATGGTGATACACCTTATTTCGCCGCGCCCACATACTATAATAACAAACTAAACAGTAAATAACTTTTCATCACAAAGCCCTTAAGATGGTACCGATGAAAGTTGAAGTCAATCAGGCTCAATCTCGAGGAGGAGTTTGTTACAGTACGGAgtctggaaatggccaaaaacgccCAAAAATTGCtcattcaatccaagatggctgacttTTTGGCTTTTTCGTGCGTCTCCGTATGTTACATCCGGCAAATTTCAGCCCCAAAGCCACAAAAAACCCAATTAATTGACAggaatgataaaaaatatattaaaaattccATCTATTCCAATAGTTCCTCCCGACGTCTTCAGTGCCTGCCAACACTAGCAGTAGGTGCTCAGGCCcttaaagttaaagaaaaaaatgagtgctgtgtgtttttttactgtgtaaTGCACAGCAGCTGTCACCAGAGGTCAGTCTCTAGGCAGTTCAGATGAGAAACTTGGCAATTTACAgtactttttaaacaaaaatcatTCTGTCCCAGTTTGGGATTAAATCTGATGATAAATGTGAAACAGCCAACAGGGACCAGGCTGTTTAccagatgtttattttttagatgtCCATTAAAATTGCAGTTAGCTGCGGGGGCTGCTATTCAGcagtatgtatgtattatatACATCTGGGACATTCAAAGAGACAGCAGGGGAAAGAAGGCATGTAGCCAGCAGAGGGGTGACAGGAAATCACAAAAACCGTCATAAAACCGTCAACTGTGTACCCCAGTGAAATGTATGAAAGGTATGAAGGTATGAGAAGCAGATACTGCCCAACCCTACTTTCACTTGTATGCCAAAGTAATGTTGTTACTCACTTAAGTACTACACCTGCCAGGTCGAGCATCCTTCTGGAAGCTATAAACTCATTCCGGTCTGCATACGCATCAGAAAAATAGACCACATCTTTTATCCctggacagagagagggagggatagATTATCAAGAGATGCAGAAGACAGGACTGGAAAATGAGGATCATTACTAGTCTCCTTAAAGAATCATTTCAGGCATATAACtactaaatattatatatatatatatataaataaataaaactactaaATATTAGGGCTGTCAATTTTTATCTGTTCAAAATGTACCTTAACAGGATATATCTTTTTAGTTTGTATTATTCTTATCGACATGGGAGTGGACACATATGCTTGCTTTATGCAAATGCAGTTGGCTgatagcaagctaatgttaactatatgttagcaagctaatgttagctaatatccacttttgtcttcttagaagtaatttttttcagtttgtcagATGGCAAAAATGTAGTTCTGGTTCTTTAACTTGTTGGTAGTGCATttaaccacacagcagctttaagACATCATACCGTTGTTTGCTAACAGACTGAAATGACGAGGAGTCCTTCAATACAAAATCTGGTGGAGCAGGGATAAAATGCACTCCGTCCCTGACTCAAAAGTAAATGACGCCCTCTGCTGTTGAAAAAGGGTTTTGTgattcatttttcatctcaACCGACTTAAATGGTCACACATTTGTATCGATTTTTAACTGTCTTGTGATGCATCCCTACATCCAACATGGAGACAGTGCCTCACCAGAACCTCACCGCACGTCACTGTTAACAATAGTGATATAATCTAGATATGATTAAGTAAGAGCTGTGGAATTTTAAATAATCCATTTTTGTCCTTTCTTACCCTCAGGTGTGCATAAACTACAGATTATGAGCTatgaacaaaaatgtcaaataatttGTTATCTGTATCGGCCGTGAGTATCAAATTATTGGTCATTGGCCGAAAATGACCAATAATTTGATActcacggtgtgtgtgtgtgtgtgtgtgtgtgtgtgtgtgtgtgtgtgtgtgtgtttgtgtgtgtgtgtgtgtgtgtgtgagtgtgtgtgtgtgtgtgtgtgtggtcaacacccaccggactGGATGATGAGCTTGGCACACTCGTTGCaggggaaaaaagtcacatacaTGGTGCAACCTTTCACATCAGCACTGTTCTTGTTCACAATGGCATTCAGCTCTGCATGGCACACTGTGGGACAGAGCGTTGACAGGGtcaatacaacaacaacattgcAAGTTTCCTTGTTTCAGAATCCACTTAAGTTGTACACAGAGCTTTGGAGACAGAGAAGCACCACATACAAGGACCTGGCTCCAAGGATGGCTTTTGTTTTCTATGACACTGGAGAAATAGACCAGTCATAATTTTCAAtctattccttttattttcctgCTAAATAAATCtacaggaaaacaaaactagaaaatgtcctctggggaaattgtgaaagggccaccggggctactgccggtgtgtgtacactatgatgagattcttcagagatttataacaattaatactagtaatgttatgatgctaGATTATacacaaggagcacacctacaacaagcatacAACCAACCACCTGTCCACTGGATCCGATACCATCCAATCTCCTTCAAACCATTTCCTCGGCAGTAAACCCCTcaatcacacacatcatcaacTCCTCACTGACGTGATTCCCACCACCTTCAATTGGGCCAAGGTGActccactgctcaaaaaaacaTCACTTATTCCTACCATTCCTTTCAAAAATTCTGGAGCGCACAGTCTTGAACCAAGTGTCCGGGTTACTTTCTGAGAACAACTGTACGATCCAAATCAGTCTGGCTTCAATCAGGATTACTCTACTGAGACTGCACTCCTGACACTGTTAACCACCAAATCTTCCTCTCTTCACTCACAGAACTTGGTATTTCAGGTTCTGCCCTCCGATGGTTCGAGTCTTACGTAGCAGGGAGATCTTTTAAAGTATCTTGGAagggagaagtgtccaaactacaaaacctttccataaataaataaatatctgagTAGAGAAATATATAGATGGGTTTAACATAAACCAAATGGCACAATGACCCTAGGCTGAACTCATATTTGTTTGGATGAATAATTTCCATTTATATCTGATTAAGAAATGtatatgttttgcatgttttaagtATAACTTTTcctgaaacattaaaaatataccaAGGAGCCACTCTGATTTACGTGCCCTGGAGGCAGTGgggaaaatatgtttatttgaatTTAAGTAGAATACTTATTTGTCCTCTATCCTTAAATTGAGCACTAAATGAGAaggaaagacacagaaaaaactGACATGAAGTGAAAGGTTAAGTATAatactaggcctgcaagcaggactgaacgggaccgagcagagtggagccgtcgggggaggccacgtcgggctcagtccctatgcgtaccaaagggcgtgtctcctaccactgtgctcgggctaggtgtaaaacatgttacttgctgtagcctgcagggggcgctatgactgtgtgtcaatatagacacgtgggtgtgttccgggttGAAccctaatcacatgtgtgaaatttgggacagattggacatagtgtgacaggcggtaaagatgtatacaacttttgatcccaaaggccttgtgatgctactgaccaagtttgaagtcaatgggattaaatctgttggaggagttatgtaaagtacgcaacgtggtaattttatgaaagggggcgtggataaagcataaggggcggggctttatgaaatattgttatgtagaagtgttaagggctggactctgatgaagcatgagaagtttggacccattgggacaatgtatggtcaagttatacagtctcgtgtttcatggcgagacgccatattttgccgccatgccacgcccacatagtgtgacaagcgataaagatttatataacttttgatcccaaagcccttgtgatggtactgaccaagtttgaagtcctttggttgaaatctgtcggaggagtttgtcaaagtatgcaatgtggtcattttgtaaaagggggcgtggataaagcataaggggcggggcattatgaaatattgttatttagaagggTTAAGgcctggactctgatgaagcatgagaagtttggatcagatcagacaaagaatggaaaagttataacagGCTAGGAGTAAAagatgttacttcctgttgccagcggggggcgctatgactgtgtgtcaatattgacatgtgtgtgtgttcatggctggaccctaatcacgtgtgtgaaatttgggacagattggacaatgtatggtgaagttatacagtcccgtgtttcatggcgagatgccatattttgccgccatgccacgcccacatagtgtgacaggcggtaaagatgtatacaacttttgatcccaaaggccttgtgatgctactgaccaagtttgaagtccattgggtgaaatctgttggaggagttatgtaaagtacgcaacgtggtcattttatgaaagggggcgtggataaagcataaggggcggggctttatgaaatattgttatgtagaagtgttcaggtctggactctgatgaagcatgagaagtttggatcagatcagataaagaatggaaaagttataacaggctaggcgtaaaagatgttacttcctgtagccagcagggggcgctatgactgtgtgtcaatattgacatgtgggtgtgttcatggctggaccctaatcacgtgtgtgaaatttgggacagattggacaatgtatggtgaagttatacagtcccgtgtttcatggcgagatgccatattttgccgccatgccacgcccacatagtgtgacaggcggtaaagatgtatacaacttttgatcccaaaggccttgtgatgctactgaccaagtttgaagtcaatgggattaaatctgttggaggagttatgtaaagtacgcaacgtggtcattttattaaaagggggcgtggataaagcataagggtcggggctttatgaaatattgttatgtagaagtgttaagggctggactgtgatgaagcatgagaagtttggacccattgggacaatgtatggtcaagttatacagtctcgtgtttcatggcgagacgccatattttgccgccatgccacgcccacatagtgtgacaagcgataaagatttatataacttttgatcccaaaggccttgtgatggtactgaccaagtttgaagtcctttggttgaaatctgtcggaggagtttgtcaaagtatgcaacgtggtcattttgtaaaagggggcgtggataaagcataaggggcggggctttatgaaatattgttatgtagaagtgttaagggctggactgtgttgaagcatgagaagtaatctcgtgttttatggcgagacgccatattttggcgccatgccacgcccacatagtgtgaccgtctgtaAAGCTTTAtgcaacttttgatcccaaaggccttgtgatggtactgaccaagtttgaagagaattggataaaatctgt
This window encodes:
- the LOC131968001 gene encoding deoxycytidylate deaminase-like, with protein sequence MAGAQKPSTDSSTTGREDYLKYDDFFMATAVLAAKRSKDPNTQVGACIVNQEKKIVGIGHNDMPNGIAEGELPWARNAKDKTQLDAKYLYVCHAELNAIVNKNSADVKGCTMYVTFFPCNECAKLIIQSGIKDVVYFSDAYADRNEFIASRRMLDLAGVVLKPFETEMTSEIRIDIKPKE